The Campylobacter sp. CNRCH_2014_0184h genome includes a window with the following:
- a CDS encoding META domain-containing protein, whose translation MKKIITLSIASLAVFSGCSVATLSVDDLQNKEFTISSYEANGKSYELPQNTKTSISFDNKDKRLFGTAGCNRFFGNYKDQGSSIKIEDNLASTKMLCDQESMKFEDNFLRYFNGEFKIINDDEGIILKNKKMKVYLK comes from the coding sequence ATGAAAAAAATAATCACATTAAGCATAGCAAGTTTAGCTGTTTTTAGTGGGTGTTCTGTGGCAACTTTAAGTGTTGATGATTTACAAAATAAAGAATTTACCATAAGTTCTTATGAAGCAAATGGAAAAAGCTACGAACTTCCTCAAAATACAAAAACAAGTATTAGTTTTGACAATAAAGACAAAAGGCTTTTTGGAACAGCAGGATGTAATAGATTTTTTGGAAATTATAAAGATCAAGGAAGCAGCATAAAAATAGAAGACAATCTTGCTTCAACAAAAATGCTTTGTGATCAAGAATCTATGAAATTTGAGGACAATTTCCTAAGATACTTTAATGGAGAATTTAAAATCATTAACGATGATGAAGGAATTATTTTAAAAAATAAAAAAATGAAAGTTTATTTAAAATAA
- the nusB gene encoding transcription antitermination factor NusB, translating into MATRHQVRQSIVSLLYAAQLNQENKDFINEFLDEKKIRNDQRKFTLDLYNGINEQLTLLDEKINECLKEHKLDGVASIEKAILRLGAYEILFTSTQKAIIINEAIELAKEMAGDNAPKFINGVLDKINKEKQ; encoded by the coding sequence ATGGCTACTAGACACCAAGTAAGACAAAGTATTGTTTCTTTGCTTTATGCAGCACAGCTAAATCAAGAAAATAAAGATTTTATTAATGAATTTTTAGATGAGAAAAAAATTCGCAATGACCAAAGAAAATTCACTCTAGATTTGTATAATGGAATTAATGAGCAACTTACTTTGCTTGATGAGAAAATTAATGAGTGTTTAAAAGAGCATAAGTTAGATGGAGTAGCTAGTATAGAAAAGGCTATTTTGCGTTTGGGTGCTTATGAGATTTTATTTACTTCTACACAAAAAGCGATTATTATTAATGAAGCCATAGAGCTTGCAAAAGAAATGGCAGGAGATAATGCTCCTAAATTTATCAACGGGGTGTTGGATAAAATCAACAAGGAAAAGCAATGA
- the purH gene encoding bifunctional phosphoribosylaminoimidazolecarboxamide formyltransferase/IMP cyclohydrolase — protein sequence MKALISVSDKEGVVEFASELAKLGFELLSTGGTYKLLKENNLQVQEVSDFTQSPEMFEGRVKTLHPKIHGGILYKREDESHQKQAKEHNIESIDLLCVNLYPFKKTTILTQDFDEIVENIDIGGPTMIRSGAKNFKNVIVVCDILDYDKIIQALKDNTLDLDFRRALMIKAYEHTANYDAYIANYMNERFNGGFGARKFIVGQKVFDTRYGENPHQKGALYEFDDFFTHNFTTLKGEASFNNLTDINAALNLASAFDKAPAVAIVKHANACGFAIKENLLQSYIHALKCDTLSAYGGVVAINGTLDKELAQKINEIYIEVIIAANVDDDALEVFKDKKRIKIFTQKAPFLTRAYDKYDFKHIDGGFVYQDSDEVREDELKNAVLKSERKANEQELKDLEIAMKIAAFTKSNNVVYVKNGAMVAIGMGMTSRIDAAKAAINKAKEMGLDLNGCVLASEAFFPFRDSIDEASKIGVKAIIEPGGSIRDEDIIQAANEYGIALYFSGVRHFLH from the coding sequence ATGAAAGCACTAATTAGTGTCAGTGATAAAGAAGGAGTAGTAGAATTTGCTAGTGAGCTTGCAAAATTAGGTTTTGAGCTTTTATCTACTGGAGGCACTTATAAGCTTTTAAAAGAAAACAACCTGCAAGTACAAGAAGTTAGTGATTTTACTCAAAGTCCTGAAATGTTTGAAGGACGTGTAAAAACCTTACACCCAAAAATTCATGGCGGAATTTTATACAAAAGAGAAGATGAAAGCCACCAAAAGCAAGCTAAAGAGCATAATATAGAAAGCATAGACTTACTTTGTGTGAATTTATATCCTTTCAAAAAAACTACAATTTTAACCCAAGATTTTGATGAGATTGTAGAAAATATCGACATTGGTGGTCCTACTATGATACGCAGTGGCGCAAAAAACTTTAAAAATGTCATTGTAGTTTGTGATATTTTAGATTATGATAAAATCATACAAGCTTTAAAAGATAATACTTTAGATCTTGATTTTAGAAGAGCTTTGATGATCAAAGCTTATGAGCATACAGCAAATTATGATGCTTATATAGCAAATTATATGAACGAGCGTTTTAATGGTGGTTTTGGAGCAAGAAAATTTATTGTAGGTCAAAAAGTGTTTGACACAAGATATGGAGAAAATCCTCATCAAAAAGGTGCTTTATATGAATTTGATGACTTTTTCACACACAATTTTACAACCTTAAAAGGCGAGGCAAGTTTTAACAATCTAACCGATATTAACGCAGCTTTAAATTTAGCAAGTGCTTTTGATAAAGCTCCAGCAGTAGCCATTGTAAAACATGCAAATGCTTGTGGTTTTGCTATAAAAGAAAACTTACTCCAAAGCTATATCCATGCGCTTAAATGCGATACCTTGAGTGCTTATGGAGGAGTTGTAGCTATCAATGGAACCTTAGACAAAGAATTAGCGCAAAAAATCAATGAAATTTATATAGAAGTAATCATTGCAGCAAATGTAGACGATGATGCTTTGGAAGTTTTTAAAGATAAAAAACGTATTAAAATCTTTACACAAAAAGCGCCATTTTTAACTAGAGCTTATGATAAATATGATTTTAAACATATAGATGGTGGTTTTGTATATCAAGATAGCGATGAAGTTAGAGAAGATGAATTAAAAAATGCAGTATTAAAAAGCGAAAGAAAAGCTAATGAACAAGAATTAAAAGATCTTGAAATAGCTATGAAAATTGCTGCATTTACCAAATCAAATAACGTAGTTTATGTAAAAAATGGAGCTATGGTAGCCATTGGTATGGGTATGACAAGTCGTATCGATGCAGCTAAAGCAGCTATTAATAAAGCCAAGGAAATGGGGCTTGATTTAAATGGTTGTGTTTTAGCAAGCGAGGCTTTCTTTCCATTTAGAGATAGCATAGATGAGGCTAGTAAAATAGGTGTAAAGGCCATTATCGAACCAGGTGGAAGCATAAGAGATGAGGATATCATCCAAGCTGCCAATGAATATGGTATTGCATTATATTTTAGCGGTGTAAGACACTTTTTACATTAA
- a CDS encoding TerB family tellurite resistance protein: MLFVLLVLAILAFYWYYKTWGKDDLLGSFKKGAKSFSQGFKQGYHEERIDGFKRRLNYYVIALLAKIAKSDGRVSENEANMISQILDYNAKDSREREFLKQSFNEHKNTLNDTYEVAKELIKEVPLPQQERINILNVLVAMALIDGELNSTKNDVLKAIVKAFNLDVNILERLLNSMQTQKVGMNLQKACEVLGVSENVNLQELKKRYRELAKKYHPDILNANNSDEAKIKEGVKKFQEVNESYEFLKQYIERKNQ, from the coding sequence ATGCTTTTTGTTTTACTCGTATTGGCAATTTTGGCATTTTATTGGTATTATAAAACATGGGGTAAAGATGATCTTTTAGGCTCTTTTAAAAAAGGAGCTAAAAGTTTCTCTCAAGGTTTTAAACAAGGCTATCACGAAGAAAGAATTGATGGATTTAAAAGAAGATTAAACTACTATGTTATAGCACTTTTAGCAAAAATAGCAAAAAGTGATGGCAGAGTTAGTGAAAATGAAGCTAATATGATCTCACAAATTCTTGATTACAATGCCAAAGATTCAAGAGAAAGAGAATTTTTAAAACAAAGTTTTAATGAACACAAAAACACCTTAAATGACACCTATGAAGTAGCCAAAGAACTCATCAAGGAAGTACCTTTACCTCAACAAGAAAGAATTAATATATTAAATGTTTTGGTCGCAATGGCCTTGATTGATGGAGAACTTAACAGCACTAAAAATGATGTATTAAAAGCCATTGTCAAAGCATTTAATCTTGATGTAAATATACTTGAGAGACTTCTAAATTCTATGCAAACTCAAAAGGTAGGTATGAATTTGCAAAAAGCATGCGAGGTCTTAGGTGTAAGCGAAAATGTAAATTTACAAGAGCTTAAAAAACGCTATAGAGAACTTGCTAAAAAATATCATCCTGATATTTTAAACGCAAACAACAGCGATGAAGCAAAAATAAAAGAAGGTGTAAAAAAATTTCAAGAAGTTAATGAATCTTATGAATTTTTAAAACAATATATAGAAAGGAAAAATCAATGA
- a CDS encoding Jag N-terminal domain-containing protein yields the protein MNIEAKDLQTALIEASKQLECSVIDLEYEVIQHAKAGFFGLFRKNAIICIKGHKKTKKPHQEKAKKNQNENFSKHSQKNLEKNEHYKEHRESFQKPLEANAPTKEHYKVKNDAIFDSFHKESPEEKNIASYIDEIKISLENLLATFDFDIKVVQVSVWDENCVLIKLDGEDAALLIGKEAHRYKAFSYLLYNWLSAKYKIQPRLEIAQFLENQTQAIENYLKILIEKVESTGRVQTKPLDGIWLKLALEKLRERFPDKYVAIKQNDDQRYIVVNDFLKKNE from the coding sequence ATGAACATAGAAGCTAAAGACTTACAAACTGCACTCATAGAAGCCTCAAAACAACTTGAGTGCTCTGTGATTGATCTAGAATATGAAGTTATTCAACATGCTAAAGCAGGATTTTTTGGTTTATTTAGAAAAAATGCTATTATTTGTATTAAAGGACACAAAAAAACCAAAAAACCTCATCAAGAAAAAGCTAAAAAAAATCAAAACGAGAATTTTAGCAAACATTCACAAAAAAATCTTGAAAAAAATGAACACTACAAAGAACACAGAGAAAGTTTTCAAAAACCACTTGAAGCCAATGCTCCAACTAAAGAACATTATAAAGTAAAAAATGATGCTATTTTTGATTCATTTCATAAAGAATCACCAGAAGAAAAAAATATCGCTTCTTATATTGATGAGATAAAAATTTCACTAGAAAATTTACTGGCAACTTTTGATTTTGATATCAAGGTTGTACAAGTTAGTGTTTGGGACGAAAATTGTGTATTGATAAAACTTGATGGAGAAGATGCAGCTTTACTTATAGGCAAAGAAGCCCATAGATATAAGGCTTTTTCATATTTACTTTATAACTGGCTTAGCGCTAAATATAAAATTCAGCCAAGACTAGAAATCGCTCAATTTTTAGAAAATCAAACCCAAGCTATAGAAAATTATTTAAAAATTCTTATAGAAAAAGTAGAGAGTACAGGAAGAGTCCAAACAAAGCCTTTAGATGGAATTTGGCTAAAACTTGCATTAGAAAAATTAAGAGAACGTTTTCCTGATAAATATGTAGCTATTAAACAAAATGACGATCAAAGATACATCGTTGTAAATGATTTTTTGAAGAAAAATGAATGA
- the purL gene encoding phosphoribosylformylglycinamidine synthase subunit PurL, translated as MDKEIIKQHKISDEEYQEILNILGRKPNLLELGVISAMWSEHCSYKSSKKYLNGFPTKAPWVIQGPGENAGVIDIGKGMAAVFKVESHNHPSFIEPFAGAATGVGGILRDVFTMGARVVAGMNSLKFGNIHDEKIGKHQKYLVKGVVSGISHYGNCMGVPTIGGECAFDECFNGNILVNAFALGTCKIEDIFYAKAEGIGNPVIYVGSKTGRDGLGGAVMASDSFNESSKSLRPTVQIGDPFAEKLLMEACLELFKTDYIVGIQDMGAAGLTSSSFEMAGRSGSGMKLYLDKTPMREEGMTPYELMLSESQERMLICAKKGYEEKVIEIFNKWGLDAAIIGEVTDTGKMELFWHDELVGLIPIEPLSEKAPILDRPVAKPKYLDEIKNYQFKLNIPTQEAFEKLLADENVSNKAYIYEQFDSSVQTNTLKSNGTLGANSIRIKENNCLLSMAIECNSRLNYVNPKIGAAAAVASAGRKIACSGARPLAISDCLNYGNPQNPEVMWQFAQGCEGIKLACKELNTPVVSGNVSLYNETDGVSIFPSPTIACVGVNEKAENVLKSYFSKDTSAIYLLGESKGSFGGSLIAKVLDQKVAGELEDIDFNAELKLWDFLLKANEAKLLDCANSIGIGGLAITLAKMSAKANLGIEIKTNFEDKSFIFEESPTRVIVGVKNEEKFIKFANEMGIKFTKLGNLTEKDFILDDIKISLAKLQTIYFDKFNEYLG; from the coding sequence ATGGATAAAGAAATTATAAAACAACACAAAATTAGTGACGAAGAATATCAAGAAATTTTAAATATACTAGGCAGAAAGCCTAATTTACTAGAGCTTGGAGTAATTTCTGCTATGTGGAGCGAGCATTGCTCATATAAATCAAGCAAAAAATACCTTAATGGCTTTCCAACCAAGGCTCCTTGGGTAATCCAAGGTCCTGGTGAAAACGCTGGGGTGATAGATATAGGCAAAGGAATGGCAGCTGTATTTAAAGTAGAAAGTCACAATCACCCAAGCTTTATAGAGCCATTTGCAGGTGCAGCAACAGGTGTGGGCGGAATTTTACGTGATGTTTTTACCATGGGCGCAAGAGTTGTTGCAGGTATGAATTCTTTAAAATTTGGCAACATCCACGATGAAAAAATAGGCAAACATCAAAAATATTTAGTTAAAGGTGTAGTAAGTGGAATTTCACACTATGGTAATTGCATGGGTGTGCCTACTATTGGTGGAGAATGTGCTTTTGATGAATGTTTTAATGGAAATATTTTAGTTAATGCTTTTGCACTTGGAACTTGCAAAATCGAAGATATCTTTTATGCAAAAGCTGAAGGTATAGGAAATCCTGTAATTTATGTGGGTTCAAAAACTGGTCGCGACGGGCTTGGTGGAGCTGTAATGGCAAGTGATAGCTTTAATGAATCTAGTAAAAGCTTAAGACCAACCGTGCAAATTGGCGATCCATTTGCTGAAAAATTGCTAATGGAGGCTTGTTTAGAACTTTTCAAAACTGATTATATAGTTGGAATTCAAGATATGGGTGCAGCAGGACTTACTTCAAGCTCTTTTGAAATGGCAGGACGCAGTGGTAGCGGTATGAAACTTTATCTTGACAAAACTCCTATGAGAGAAGAAGGTATGACTCCTTATGAGTTAATGCTAAGTGAATCTCAAGAGAGAATGCTAATTTGTGCTAAAAAAGGCTATGAAGAAAAAGTTATTGAAATTTTTAACAAATGGGGGCTTGATGCAGCTATTATAGGCGAAGTTACCGATACTGGCAAAATGGAACTATTTTGGCACGATGAATTAGTTGGCTTAATCCCTATTGAACCACTAAGCGAAAAAGCACCTATACTTGATAGACCTGTGGCTAAACCAAAATACCTAGATGAGATAAAAAACTATCAATTTAAGCTCAACATTCCTACCCAAGAAGCATTTGAAAAACTCCTTGCAGATGAAAATGTTAGCAATAAAGCTTATATTTATGAGCAATTTGACTCAAGCGTACAAACTAATACTTTAAAAAGCAATGGAACTTTAGGAGCCAATAGCATTAGAATCAAAGAAAACAATTGCTTACTTTCTATGGCCATTGAGTGTAACTCAAGATTAAACTATGTAAATCCAAAAATCGGCGCAGCAGCAGCTGTTGCAAGTGCAGGAAGAAAAATAGCATGCTCAGGAGCTAGACCTTTAGCAATTAGCGATTGTTTAAATTATGGTAACCCACAAAACCCTGAAGTAATGTGGCAATTTGCCCAAGGTTGTGAAGGTATTAAACTCGCTTGTAAAGAACTCAATACACCTGTAGTAAGCGGAAATGTTTCTTTATATAATGAAACCGATGGAGTAAGTATTTTTCCAAGTCCAACCATAGCTTGTGTTGGAGTAAATGAAAAAGCAGAAAATGTTTTAAAATCATATTTTAGTAAAGACACTAGTGCTATTTATCTACTTGGAGAAAGCAAAGGTAGTTTTGGTGGATCTTTAATTGCTAAAGTGCTAGATCAAAAAGTAGCAGGAGAGCTTGAAGATATAGATTTTAACGCAGAATTAAAACTATGGGATTTCCTATTAAAAGCAAACGAAGCAAAATTACTTGATTGTGCTAATAGCATAGGTATAGGTGGTCTTGCTATTACCTTAGCTAAAATGAGTGCAAAGGCAAATTTAGGTATTGAAATAAAAACTAATTTTGAAGATAAGAGTTTTATTTTCGAAGAAAGTCCAACAAGAGTTATAGTTGGTGTTAAAAATGAAGAAAAATTTATCAAATTTGCAAATGAAATGGGAATTAAATTTACAAAACTTGGAAATTTAACTGAAAAAGATTTCATTTTAGATGATATTAAGATATCTTTAGCAAAACTACAAACAATTTATTTTGATAAATTTAATGAGTATTTAGGATAA
- the pyrF gene encoding orotidine-5'-phosphate decarboxylase, which produces MKLCVAFDVASYDECINLAKELKGLDLWVKIGLRSYLRDGVKLLEAIKKVDNFKIFLDLKLYDIPNTMADACEELAKLDVDMFNIHASAGKSAMCMIMERLNALSKRPLVLAVSALTSFDEQEFFSVYKQDIKQAVKDFSKISYESGLDGMVCSVYESLLIKENTSTKFITLTPGIRPFKENSDDQKRVADIECAKDNLSDFIVVGRPIYKAKEPRKICEDILEHLK; this is translated from the coding sequence ATGAAACTTTGTGTGGCTTTTGATGTGGCAAGCTATGATGAATGTATAAATTTAGCCAAGGAATTAAAAGGTTTAGATCTTTGGGTTAAAATAGGGCTTAGATCGTATTTAAGAGATGGAGTAAAGCTTTTAGAAGCGATTAAAAAAGTGGATAATTTTAAAATATTTTTAGATTTAAAGCTTTATGATATACCAAATACTATGGCAGATGCTTGTGAAGAACTTGCTAAACTTGATGTGGATATGTTTAATATCCATGCAAGTGCAGGTAAAAGTGCTATGTGTATGATTATGGAGCGCTTAAATGCTTTAAGCAAAAGACCTTTAGTGCTTGCCGTATCTGCTTTAACTAGCTTTGATGAGCAAGAATTTTTTAGTGTGTATAAACAAGATATTAAACAAGCTGTTAAAGATTTTTCTAAAATTAGTTATGAAAGTGGTCTTGATGGTATGGTTTGCTCGGTATATGAAAGTTTGCTGATAAAAGAAAATACAAGTACAAAATTTATTACATTAACGCCTGGAATTCGTCCGTTTAAAGAAAATTCAGATGATCAAAAAAGAGTAGCTGATATAGAGTGTGCTAAGGATAATTTGTCAGATTTTATTGTGGTTGGAAGACCTATTTATAAAGCAAAAGAACCTAGAAAGATTTGCGAGGATATATTAGAGCATTTAAAATAA
- a CDS encoding methyl-accepting chemotaxis protein: MFKSIGAKISLAMISTLLISFIIMQIILQKDSQQTTDRISRAHLDTLSTSVFQTLRMAMNLGDPAIIEQAIKDAGEIEGIKDIKIYPSKSTIELFEMQKYTKSDESIINEQFNKPQIQAVEINNNQGHYLRLIRPLIANESCLACHANAKEGDVLGVMDMYNDLKHVDDDLASSARTYIIIFSIALLFTVFAVLYILKIVVGNPVLDLLKHAKELASGDGDLRARINIKSTDEIGKACTYINQFIEKIQNAVISTNENSQMVDKQSKLLNTNALDLANRTKEGHTKTDESYHLSEQIHTELQDLAELSNNANKANTKSFEVLNTMLDSLNQVVDKVRVVAENEDVLSQKVEVMEKQAEEIKKASDMMGEIADKTNLLSLNAGIEAARAGEFGRGFSVIAEDVRNLAQSSEEFLKNIAIVTKQLVDSINEVSKELKHNAKEINSLNQDAKDLVEGTNEVKVCNENARDLANACMQKISSTQETLQSLLDKMQETVKLSDKNEEISKILLDVAHELNVVCQNLEDELKHFHV; this comes from the coding sequence ATGTTTAAAAGCATAGGTGCGAAGATATCTTTAGCAATGATTTCTACATTGCTAATTAGTTTTATTATCATGCAAATTATCTTACAAAAAGATTCTCAGCAAACGACCGATAGAATCAGCCGTGCACATTTAGATACCTTAAGCACTTCTGTTTTTCAAACATTAAGAATGGCAATGAATTTAGGTGACCCTGCTATTATAGAACAAGCTATAAAAGATGCTGGAGAAATTGAAGGCATAAAAGATATTAAAATTTATCCTTCAAAAAGTACAATTGAACTTTTTGAAATGCAAAAATATACAAAAAGTGATGAAAGTATCATCAACGAACAATTTAACAAGCCGCAAATACAAGCCGTTGAAATCAATAACAATCAAGGACATTATCTAAGACTTATACGCCCATTAATCGCTAATGAAAGTTGCTTAGCTTGTCATGCTAATGCTAAAGAAGGTGATGTTTTGGGTGTTATGGATATGTATAATGATTTAAAACATGTAGATGATGATTTGGCAAGCTCAGCTAGAACTTATATTATAATCTTTAGCATAGCTTTACTTTTTACTGTTTTTGCTGTGCTTTATATTTTAAAAATAGTTGTGGGTAATCCTGTTTTAGATCTTTTAAAACATGCTAAAGAATTAGCTAGCGGCGATGGAGATTTACGCGCAAGAATCAACATAAAAAGCACTGATGAAATAGGCAAAGCTTGCACCTACATCAACCAATTTATTGAAAAAATTCAAAATGCAGTGATTTCTACTAATGAAAATTCTCAAATGGTAGATAAACAATCTAAGCTTTTAAATACCAATGCACTTGATCTAGCAAATAGAACAAAAGAAGGTCACACAAAAACTGATGAATCTTATCATTTAAGTGAGCAAATTCATACAGAGTTGCAAGATCTTGCTGAGCTTTCAAACAATGCAAATAAAGCCAATACAAAATCTTTTGAAGTTTTAAACACCATGCTTGATTCATTAAATCAGGTAGTGGATAAAGTAAGAGTTGTTGCAGAAAATGAAGATGTTTTATCTCAAAAAGTTGAAGTTATGGAAAAACAAGCAGAAGAGATCAAAAAGGCTTCTGATATGATGGGAGAAATTGCTGATAAAACCAATCTTTTATCATTAAACGCAGGTATTGAAGCTGCGCGTGCTGGAGAATTTGGTCGTGGTTTTTCAGTTATTGCTGAAGATGTAAGAAATCTTGCTCAAAGTTCAGAAGAATTTTTAAAAAATATTGCTATTGTCACCAAGCAATTAGTAGATAGTATTAATGAAGTTTCTAAAGAACTAAAACACAATGCTAAAGAAATTAATTCTTTAAACCAAGATGCAAAAGATCTAGTAGAGGGAACCAATGAAGTAAAAGTTTGCAATGAAAATGCAAGAGACTTAGCAAATGCTTGTATGCAAAAAATCTCAAGCACACAAGAAACTTTACAATCTTTACTTGATAAAATGCAAGAAACGGTAAAATTAAGCGATAAAAATGAAGAAATTTCAAAAATTTTGCTTGATGTTGCTCATGAGTTAAATGTAGTTTGTCAAAATTTAGAAGATGAATTAAAACATTTTCATGTATAA
- the ribE gene encoding 6,7-dimethyl-8-ribityllumazine synthase, which yields MKIIEGNLSLKGDEKIAIINARFNHIITDRLVEGAKDAFLRHGGKEENLNLILVPGAFEIPFALKQAIESKKFDGICCVGAVIRGSTPHFDYVAAETTKGIASVGLGANVPVSFGVLTTDTLEQAIERAGSKAGNKGFEAMLTVVEMLNLIQKIKA from the coding sequence ATGAAGATAATAGAGGGAAATTTAAGTTTAAAAGGTGATGAGAAAATTGCAATTATTAATGCAAGATTTAATCATATTATCACAGATCGTTTAGTTGAAGGTGCTAAAGATGCTTTTTTAAGACATGGGGGTAAAGAAGAAAATTTAAATCTTATTTTAGTACCCGGTGCTTTTGAAATTCCTTTTGCATTAAAACAAGCTATAGAGAGTAAAAAATTTGATGGAATTTGTTGTGTTGGAGCAGTAATTCGTGGAAGTACACCACATTTTGATTATGTTGCAGCTGAAACAACTAAAGGGATCGCAAGTGTAGGACTTGGGGCGAATGTGCCTGTAAGTTTTGGGGTTTTAACAACTGATACTTTAGAGCAAGCCATAGAAAGAGCAGGTAGTAAAGCAGGTAATAAAGGTTTTGAAGCTATGCTTACTGTGGTTGAAATGCTTAATTTAATCCAAAAAATTAAGGCTTAA
- the mnmE gene encoding tRNA uridine-5-carboxymethylaminomethyl(34) synthesis GTPase MnmE — protein MNDTIAAIATAHGVGSISIIRVSGEKALELALKITHKKELTPRYAHLCKLYKNNNDFLDEALVIYFKAPYSFTGEDIVEFQLHGGFSLSEILLDELILAGARLASPGEFSKRACLNGKMDLLKALSIQDVIMSKSTSAANIIAKNIKGDLSKFLNTIRMDLVQTLAFVETSIDYADDDLPQDLLDQIITMCEKNSKLLRDIVDISLSKKGLIEGFKVAIIGKPNAGKSSLLNSLLAFDRAIVSNIAGTTRDRIEESLKIGSHLIKIIDTAGIRNADDEIEKIGVNLSYESIKEADIIIAVFDGSKEFEEEDERILQALKNCDKKIIYVLNKSDLTTKFEHEISTSCIRICAQENTQAIKENLNEYLNTLDGDGMLISNTLILNACKNASEAILRARDLLKESSLELFAFELNLAIGEIAQFTKDFERDEILDAMFSNFCLGK, from the coding sequence ATGAATGACACTATAGCTGCTATAGCCACAGCTCATGGAGTGGGCTCTATAAGTATCATTAGAGTAAGTGGGGAGAAAGCTTTAGAGCTTGCATTGAAAATTACCCACAAAAAAGAATTAACGCCCCGCTATGCACACTTGTGCAAACTTTATAAAAACAACAATGACTTCTTAGATGAAGCTTTAGTGATTTATTTTAAAGCACCCTACTCTTTTACAGGAGAAGATATAGTAGAATTTCAACTTCATGGGGGTTTTTCTTTGAGTGAAATTTTACTTGATGAGCTTATTTTAGCAGGAGCGCGTCTTGCTAGCCCTGGAGAATTTAGCAAAAGAGCTTGTTTAAATGGCAAAATGGATCTTTTAAAAGCTTTAAGTATACAAGATGTCATCATGTCAAAATCAACAAGTGCTGCAAATATCATAGCAAAAAACATTAAAGGTGATTTAAGTAAATTTTTAAATACCATTAGAATGGATCTTGTTCAAACCCTTGCTTTTGTAGAAACTAGCATTGATTATGCAGATGATGATTTACCACAAGATTTACTTGATCAAATCATTACCATGTGTGAAAAAAATTCAAAACTTTTACGTGATATAGTAGATATTTCTTTAAGTAAAAAAGGACTTATAGAAGGCTTTAAAGTTGCTATTATCGGTAAGCCAAATGCAGGAAAAAGCTCATTATTAAATTCACTTTTAGCTTTTGATAGAGCTATTGTTTCTAATATTGCAGGTACTACAAGAGATCGTATCGAGGAAAGCTTGAAAATAGGCTCACATTTAATCAAAATCATCGACACAGCAGGTATAAGAAATGCAGATGATGAGATAGAAAAAATCGGGGTTAATTTAAGCTATGAAAGCATTAAAGAAGCAGATATTATCATAGCTGTTTTTGATGGATCTAAAGAATTTGAAGAAGAAGATGAGCGTATTTTACAAGCTTTAAAAAATTGTGATAAAAAAATCATTTATGTTTTAAACAAAAGCGATCTAACCACCAAATTTGAACATGAAATTAGTACTTCTTGTATACGCATTTGTGCTCAAGAAAACACCCAAGCCATTAAGGAAAATTTAAATGAATACTTAAATACTTTAGATGGCGATGGAATGCTAATTAGCAATACCTTGATACTCAATGCTTGCAAGAATGCTAGCGAAGCTATTTTGCGCGCAAGGGATTTATTAAAAGAAAGTTCTTTAGAACTTTTTGCTTTTGAACTAAATTTAGCCATAGGAGAGATAGCCCAATTTACAAAAGATTTTGAAAGAGATGAAATTTTAGATGCTATGTTTAGTAATTTTTGTTTAGGTAAATAA